The following coding sequences lie in one Tichowtungia aerotolerans genomic window:
- a CDS encoding DUF1015 domain-containing protein: protein MRINPFKAWRPAPEKAGDVASVPYDVVNTKQAAALAEGNPDSFLHVVRAEIDLPDGTDLYSNAVYAKANENLQRMMADGTLIREEAPSFYLYSQQMGDHLQYGIVAGCHIEDYENGLIKIHEKTRKIKEQDRTRYVDELNANTGPVFLTCKDSDIVGSLMEQIAATKPLYQFTATDGITHTVWKIEETGAFAAAFAEVPAFYVADGHHRSASAAKVGAMRRAANPDHNGSEPYNWFLAVIFPESQLKILPYNRVVLSLGDQTADEFFQGLEQSFSVEANGQKEPSAPGSVCMYTDGKWFELTPKESIPTDPVGSLDVSILQDRVLAPLLGIDDPRESDDIDFVGGIHGTAELERRVNEGEAVVAFSLYPTTIAQLMDVADAGLLMPPKSTWFEPKLRSGLLVNTLD, encoded by the coding sequence ATGAGAATTAATCCTTTTAAAGCATGGCGGCCGGCTCCGGAAAAAGCCGGGGACGTGGCATCGGTACCCTACGATGTGGTGAATACGAAACAGGCAGCGGCACTTGCCGAAGGTAATCCAGACTCCTTTCTGCACGTGGTACGGGCCGAAATCGACCTGCCGGACGGCACAGACCTCTACAGCAACGCGGTCTATGCCAAAGCCAACGAAAACCTGCAGCGCATGATGGCCGACGGCACACTCATCCGCGAAGAAGCCCCCAGCTTCTACCTCTACAGCCAGCAAATGGGCGATCACCTCCAATACGGAATCGTCGCTGGATGCCATATTGAGGATTACGAAAACGGCCTGATCAAAATTCATGAAAAAACCCGCAAGATCAAAGAACAGGACCGTACCCGCTACGTGGATGAGCTCAACGCCAACACCGGCCCGGTCTTTCTGACCTGCAAGGACAGCGACATCGTCGGCAGCCTGATGGAACAAATCGCCGCCACCAAACCGCTCTATCAATTCACCGCGACGGACGGCATCACCCACACGGTTTGGAAAATTGAGGAAACCGGAGCCTTCGCCGCGGCCTTTGCCGAAGTGCCCGCTTTTTACGTCGCCGACGGCCATCACCGTTCTGCCAGCGCCGCAAAAGTCGGCGCCATGCGCCGCGCAGCCAACCCCGACCACAACGGTTCCGAACCCTACAACTGGTTCCTCGCCGTAATCTTTCCGGAAAGTCAGCTTAAGATTCTTCCTTATAACCGTGTTGTGCTCAGTCTCGGAGACCAGACCGCCGATGAATTTTTCCAGGGTTTGGAACAATCGTTCTCGGTTGAGGCCAACGGGCAAAAAGAGCCGTCCGCCCCCGGATCGGTCTGCATGTACACTGATGGCAAATGGTTCGAACTGACCCCCAAAGAATCCATTCCAACGGATCCGGTCGGTTCGCTGGATGTCAGTATTCTGCAGGACCGCGTTCTGGCCCCCCTGCTCGGCATTGATGATCCGCGCGAAAGCGATGACATCGACTTTGTCGGCGGCATTCACGGCACGGCCGAACTGGAACGCCGCGTGAACGAAGGCGAAGCGGTTGTCGCTTTTTCACTCTACCCCACCACGATCGCCCAGCTGATGGACGTGGCTGATGCCGGACTGCTGATGCCGCCGAAAAGCACCTGGTTCGAGCCGAAGCTCCGCTCCGGACTGCTGGTCAATACGCTGGACTAA
- a CDS encoding ABC transporter ATP-binding protein has product MQNRDNKPVESFEIYKRFFPFVRPYCLRLAVGIVCGMLHGGAMGAMIVVMRWALGGISGEEMSVAGIASVAGGDMEGQAGDIGLDRIILTVVLLMAVTLFQGIVFFGGKYLVEWVGNRVITDLRSKLFEHIHSLPIQFFGKSRTGDLISRVTSDTGLLAQLVTNVIGDIIREPFTLIGLIGAMVVLDWKLSIMALVVFPVCIVPVALLGRRVRKASKSGQESSGDLLSAAQESINGALVVKAFQMEGEETTRFNLSNMRMFKMAMKQTRARSLNEPIITFLSSIGLSGVVVYAFLNDLSLALLVSFAAAMLSMYKPAKKLSQIHMRIQRAAPGAERVFEILDVENAIADMPEAVPFNGSVQDITFRNVSFAYDEKMILDGVSLDVHAGQCIAFVGSSGAGKTTLVNLIPRFFDVTGGSVSVNGKDIRQYTVHSLREQIGVVTQSTVLFNRSVADNIAYGSPNASREQIEAAARRANAHRFIMKLEDGYDTVIGERGSLLSGGMAQRVAIARALLRNPPILILDEATSALDTESERLVQEALDELMKDRTVFVIAHRLSTIAHADSIVVLDQGKIVEQGSHDELLLQDGKYKYLYDIQFSDKVAGQ; this is encoded by the coding sequence ATGCAAAACAGAGACAACAAGCCGGTCGAGTCATTCGAAATCTATAAACGCTTCTTTCCTTTTGTGCGCCCTTATTGTCTGCGGCTGGCCGTGGGCATTGTCTGCGGCATGCTGCATGGCGGGGCGATGGGCGCGATGATCGTGGTGATGCGGTGGGCATTGGGCGGCATTTCCGGAGAAGAGATGAGCGTGGCGGGCATCGCTTCGGTGGCAGGTGGTGATATGGAGGGGCAGGCTGGCGACATCGGCCTTGATCGCATTATTTTAACCGTCGTGCTTCTGATGGCGGTGACTCTTTTCCAGGGTATTGTCTTTTTTGGCGGTAAATATCTGGTCGAGTGGGTGGGCAATCGGGTGATTACCGATTTGCGCAGCAAGCTGTTTGAGCATATCCACTCGCTTCCGATCCAGTTTTTTGGAAAGAGCCGGACGGGCGACCTGATTTCGCGTGTGACGAGCGATACGGGATTGCTGGCCCAGTTGGTGACCAATGTGATTGGCGATATCATCCGCGAACCCTTCACGCTGATTGGTTTGATTGGCGCCATGGTGGTGCTCGACTGGAAGCTGTCGATTATGGCACTGGTGGTTTTTCCCGTCTGTATTGTGCCGGTGGCGCTGCTGGGGCGTCGAGTTCGCAAGGCCTCGAAAAGCGGGCAGGAGAGTTCCGGCGATCTGCTTTCGGCGGCGCAGGAATCCATTAACGGCGCTTTGGTGGTGAAGGCTTTCCAGATGGAGGGAGAGGAAACTACCCGGTTTAATCTGTCGAACATGCGCATGTTTAAAATGGCGATGAAACAGACGCGCGCACGTTCTCTGAACGAGCCGATCATTACCTTTCTTTCGTCGATCGGACTTTCCGGGGTGGTCGTGTATGCCTTTCTGAACGATCTCTCACTGGCGTTGCTGGTGTCATTCGCGGCAGCCATGTTGTCAATGTACAAACCCGCGAAGAAGCTGAGCCAGATCCATATGCGCATTCAGCGCGCCGCCCCCGGAGCGGAACGCGTATTCGAGATTCTGGATGTTGAGAACGCCATCGCAGATATGCCGGAGGCGGTTCCGTTTAACGGAAGTGTGCAAGATATCACGTTCCGGAATGTATCCTTCGCCTACGATGAAAAAATGATCCTCGATGGGGTCAGTCTGGATGTGCATGCGGGGCAGTGTATTGCGTTTGTCGGAAGTTCCGGTGCCGGCAAGACCACGTTGGTGAATCTGATTCCGCGCTTCTTCGATGTAACCGGCGGTTCCGTTTCCGTGAACGGGAAGGATATTCGCCAGTACACGGTTCATTCCCTGCGCGAGCAGATCGGCGTGGTGACGCAAAGCACGGTGTTGTTTAATCGTAGCGTGGCCGACAATATTGCCTACGGCTCGCCCAATGCCTCTCGCGAGCAGATTGAGGCTGCTGCGCGGCGCGCCAATGCCCATCGGTTCATTATGAAGCTGGAGGATGGCTACGATACGGTGATTGGCGAACGGGGATCGCTGCTCTCCGGCGGAATGGCGCAGCGCGTGGCGATTGCCCGTGCGTTGCTGCGGAACCCGCCGATTCTCATTTTGGATGAAGCGACGAGTGCGTTGGATACCGAGTCGGAGCGGTTGGTTCAGGAGGCGCTGGACGAGTTGATGAAGGATCGGACGGTCTTTGTGATTGCCCACCGCCTTTCCACCATTGCCCATGCCGACAGCATCGTGGTGCTGGATCAGGGTAAAATTGTGGAGCAGGGCTCGCATGATGAGCTCCTGCTGCAGGACGGAAAATATAAATATCTCTATGATATTCAGTTTTCCGATAAAGTCGCGGGACAATAA
- a CDS encoding glycosyltransferase family 4 protein translates to MHIIQILPELNQGGVERGTVEFNRELVKRGHQSTVISNGGELMPRIEKDGGRHVLLDVSSKNPLTFFSRVLKLKTELLKLDADLLHARSRVPAWLCWFANKKLRIPFVTTVHGFNSVSKYSEIMVRGDRVIYGSSAIKDYILKNYTTDPAVLRYVPRGIDMDHFDPARANHDFMAGFRKQHDLENRFVITIVGRITEWKGHDCFIRALAAVQKKHPEAVGVVAGGIWHGKEDYFQSLQQLASDLGADIRFTGSQSEVREIYALSNLVVSAASTKAETFGRTAAEALAMNTPVVASAHGGSLDILIDRQNGLLFEPGNDRDLAEKIEQALQIQFKNMREHILENFSLARMTEDELAVYHELIDTAGLNQ, encoded by the coding sequence ATGCACATTATCCAAATTCTGCCGGAACTGAACCAGGGGGGCGTCGAGCGCGGCACGGTTGAATTCAACCGCGAGCTCGTAAAACGCGGCCATCAATCCACCGTCATCTCAAACGGCGGCGAACTGATGCCGCGTATTGAAAAAGACGGCGGCCGGCATGTGTTGCTCGATGTCTCTTCCAAAAACCCCCTCACCTTTTTTTCCCGAGTCTTAAAACTTAAAACCGAACTCTTAAAGCTGGATGCAGATCTTCTGCACGCCCGCAGCCGCGTTCCGGCATGGCTGTGCTGGTTTGCCAACAAAAAGCTCAGAATCCCATTCGTCACCACCGTCCATGGCTTCAACAGCGTCAGCAAATACAGCGAAATCATGGTTCGCGGCGACCGGGTGATCTACGGAAGTTCAGCCATCAAAGACTACATCCTGAAAAACTACACAACAGATCCCGCCGTCCTGCGCTATGTACCGCGCGGAATCGATATGGATCATTTTGACCCGGCCCGGGCAAATCATGACTTCATGGCCGGATTCCGCAAACAGCACGATCTCGAAAACCGCTTTGTCATCACCATCGTCGGCCGCATTACCGAATGGAAGGGGCACGACTGCTTTATCCGCGCCCTGGCCGCAGTGCAGAAGAAACACCCGGAAGCGGTTGGCGTCGTGGCCGGCGGCATCTGGCACGGTAAAGAGGACTATTTCCAGTCCCTCCAGCAACTGGCTTCTGACCTTGGCGCCGATATTCGTTTTACCGGCTCACAATCCGAAGTACGCGAAATCTACGCACTCAGCAACCTAGTCGTCTCCGCGGCCTCAACCAAAGCGGAGACATTCGGCCGCACCGCGGCGGAAGCACTCGCCATGAACACCCCGGTGGTCGCCAGCGCCCACGGAGGTTCGCTCGATATTCTGATCGACAGACAAAACGGACTGCTGTTCGAACCGGGCAACGACCGGGATCTGGCAGAAAAGATCGAACAGGCTCTGCAGATTCAGTTTAAAAACATGCGCGAGCATATCCTGGAAAACTTCAGCCTCGCCCGAATGACTGAAGATGAACTGGCTGTTTATCATGAATTAATCGATACAGCCGGGCTCAATCAATAA
- a CDS encoding glycosyltransferase, whose translation MDKIKTVLWWGRFNPGYSRNRILRDLLHDNGWEVVDFHPSWSSVGDLQALLKRMPRPDLIWVPNFRQRDFYAAKRYARRLNVPILFDPLISSYDKRVFENRKLAEGSFRAERLRRWEGGMFRSSRIVLADTQEHARFFSEELGADPARIFIVPVGAEEKLFVPQPGRAPAGPVEVLFYGSFVPLQGVRFIVEAARLVPEVNWTFVGQGKLRENCERASVDLANVSFEDWVPCSQLAERIGKADILLGIFGDTPKASRVIPNKLYQAIACARPIITMDSPVYSQDVREAGRSGVAWIPAASPEALANAVRQWAKHPEMLEERGQSARALYNRFYANDKVADALMKALSVID comes from the coding sequence ATGGATAAGATAAAAACAGTATTATGGTGGGGGCGGTTTAATCCCGGGTATTCTCGCAATCGCATTTTGAGAGATTTGCTGCATGATAACGGCTGGGAAGTTGTGGATTTTCATCCCTCTTGGTCTTCGGTGGGCGATCTGCAGGCCTTGCTGAAGCGTATGCCCCGGCCCGACCTGATCTGGGTTCCTAATTTCCGGCAACGCGATTTTTATGCAGCCAAACGGTATGCCCGCCGGCTGAACGTTCCGATTCTGTTCGACCCCCTGATCAGCAGTTACGACAAACGGGTTTTTGAAAACCGGAAGCTGGCGGAGGGAAGTTTTCGAGCAGAACGGTTGCGCCGTTGGGAAGGCGGTATGTTTCGTTCTTCAAGGATTGTTCTTGCCGATACTCAGGAACATGCCCGGTTTTTCTCGGAAGAACTGGGCGCTGATCCGGCTCGCATTTTTATCGTTCCGGTCGGGGCGGAGGAAAAGCTGTTTGTTCCGCAGCCGGGTCGTGCGCCCGCCGGCCCGGTCGAGGTTTTGTTTTATGGAAGTTTTGTTCCGTTGCAGGGAGTTCGGTTTATTGTGGAGGCTGCACGCCTTGTCCCAGAGGTGAATTGGACTTTCGTGGGTCAGGGGAAATTGCGTGAAAACTGCGAGCGCGCTTCGGTCGATCTTGCGAACGTTTCTTTTGAAGACTGGGTCCCATGCTCCCAGCTTGCGGAGCGGATTGGAAAGGCCGATATCTTACTCGGAATTTTCGGAGATACTCCCAAGGCCTCCCGGGTTATCCCGAATAAATTGTATCAGGCAATTGCGTGTGCGCGGCCGATTATCACAATGGATTCGCCGGTTTATTCACAGGATGTGCGCGAGGCAGGCAGGAGCGGTGTTGCCTGGATTCCTGCCGCCAGCCCGGAGGCGCTGGCAAATGCGGTTCGTCAGTGGGCGAAGCATCCTGAAATGCTTGAGGAGAGAGGGCAGTCCGCTCGCGCCTTGTATAACAGGTTTTATGCGAATGACAAGGTGGCGGATGCTTTGATGAAGGCGCTGAGTGTTATTGATTGA